From Chloroflexota bacterium, the proteins below share one genomic window:
- a CDS encoding glycosyltransferase family 2 protein, whose protein sequence is MSASTAKTLLIIPAHNEANNIGQVLAEVRDTGLELDILIVDDYSTDDTALVALDAGARVLRLPCNLGYGGAVQAGFRYAVHYGYDFGVLMDADGQHAASCIADLLQVVQSGKADFALGSRFLGRMEYRTTFFKRVGMAFFSQVVSRITGRHITDATSGFQAFNREVMEFFAKDNYPVDFPDADTILLLHFAGFRLAEVPVVMRERLSGQSMHSSWKPIYYIFKMFLSIFIVLLRQRTHSNAVRRGQSPLREGPSPC, encoded by the coding sequence ATGAGCGCTTCCACAGCAAAGACTCTTTTGATTATACCTGCTCACAACGAAGCGAACAACATTGGACAGGTCTTGGCCGAGGTGAGAGATACCGGACTTGAGCTAGACATATTGATCGTTGACGACTATTCGACCGATGACACCGCGCTTGTTGCTCTTGATGCTGGAGCGCGTGTGCTGCGCTTGCCCTGCAATCTGGGCTATGGTGGTGCAGTACAGGCAGGTTTTCGCTACGCCGTTCACTACGGCTACGATTTTGGGGTGTTGATGGATGCAGATGGACAGCATGCAGCTAGTTGTATCGCAGATCTGTTGCAGGTAGTACAATCAGGTAAGGCAGATTTTGCGCTTGGTTCCCGTTTTTTAGGGCGGATGGAGTATCGCACTACTTTTTTCAAGCGCGTGGGGATGGCTTTCTTCAGCCAGGTAGTCTCGCGCATCACAGGGCGGCATATCACCGATGCAACCTCTGGCTTCCAGGCCTTCAATCGTGAGGTGATGGAATTTTTTGCTAAGGACAATTATCCTGTTGATTTTCCTGATGCTGATACCATCTTGCTGCTGCATTTTGCCGGGTTCCGTTTAGCCGAAGTGCCCGTTGTAATGCGTGAAAGATTGAGCGGGCAATCTATGCATTCTAGTTGGAAACCTATCTACTACATATTCAAGATGTTTCTTTCTATTTTTATTGTTTTATTGCGCCAGCGTACCCATAGCAATGCCGTGCGGCGAGGTCAGAGTCCGCTAAGAGAAGGACCTTCACCGTGTTGA
- a CDS encoding polysaccharide deacetylase family protein, which yields MLNALTIDLEDWYHPELVRPRLSSAEQEAQIEQSTWPLLDLLQERGVKATFFVVGQVAQRHPSLIEAIAAQGHELACHGMSHRPLWEMTPDEFRTELEEFGQVISALVPGTEIIGFRAPTFSLDNRTHWALGILAEFGYRYDSSVFPLRTPLYGVSGCPLTIYRPSAGNIAVPDDHGALLEFPMSVWSWAGLKIPVGGGVYLRILPLALVKFCLRQINSERPFVIYVHPWETYPNTPRLELPLPARLATYHNIGKMLPRLAALLDAFSFAPMRTVLEDIGELK from the coding sequence GTGTTGAACGCATTGACGATAGACTTGGAGGATTGGTATCATCCCGAATTGGTGCGTCCCCGGCTGTCGTCCGCTGAGCAGGAGGCGCAGATTGAACAATCCACTTGGCCGCTTTTGGATTTGCTGCAGGAGCGAGGAGTTAAAGCCACTTTCTTTGTTGTGGGCCAAGTGGCTCAACGACATCCAAGTCTTATCGAGGCTATTGCTGCGCAAGGTCATGAACTGGCCTGCCATGGAATGAGCCACAGGCCATTGTGGGAGATGACACCGGATGAATTCCGCACCGAGTTGGAAGAGTTCGGTCAAGTCATATCAGCGCTTGTGCCTGGGACCGAGATCATTGGTTTTCGCGCTCCCACCTTTTCTCTGGATAACCGGACGCATTGGGCATTGGGTATCCTAGCAGAGTTTGGGTATCGGTACGATTCGAGCGTGTTTCCGCTGCGCACTCCGCTTTATGGAGTTAGCGGCTGCCCGCTCACAATCTACCGTCCTTCCGCAGGAAACATTGCAGTGCCTGATGATCATGGTGCACTGCTTGAATTCCCTATGTCCGTGTGGTCATGGGCAGGTCTGAAGATACCTGTGGGCGGTGGCGTTTACTTACGGATTTTGCCGCTTGCTTTAGTCAAATTTTGTTTGAGACAAATTAACAGTGAAAGGCCTTTTGTCATTTATGTGCACCCTTGGGAAACGTATCCCAATACGCCGCGATTGGAACTGCCTTTGCCAGCCCGCTTAGCTACATATCACAACATTGGCAAGATGCTGCCTCGACTCGCAGCGCTGTTGGACGCATTTTCCTTTGCGCCGATGAGAACTGTGCTCGAAGACATTGGGGAATTGAAATGA
- a CDS encoding DUF2304 domain-containing protein — MRLALQEEDVMEFRARLFAIVLGLAVLLFVINLVRTRKLKEEFALLWLLTGVVLVLTPLFIDYLDMLAYTLGIEYPPALIFVLAIISLLFILFQFSMRFSRMSDQIKVLIQELALLQARLEVLEQKASDEKGRSDTNDECDTN, encoded by the coding sequence TTGCGCCTCGCTTTGCAGGAGGAGGATGTTATGGAATTTCGGGCTCGCCTTTTTGCGATCGTGCTGGGCCTCGCAGTCTTGTTATTTGTGATCAACTTGGTACGCACAAGGAAATTGAAAGAAGAATTTGCCCTATTATGGCTACTCACAGGTGTGGTGTTGGTGCTCACCCCTTTGTTCATCGATTATTTGGATATGCTTGCATATACCCTTGGGATCGAGTACCCACCAGCCCTGATTTTTGTGCTAGCCATTATTTCTTTATTGTTTATTCTTTTCCAGTTCTCTATGCGTTTTTCTCGTATGAGCGATCAGATCAAAGTTTTGATCCAGGAACTGGCATTGCTGCAAGCCCGGCTTGAAGTGCTTGAGCAAAAGGCTAGCGATGAAAAAGGGAGAAGCGATACAAATGACGAATGTGACACGAACTAA